The Methanococcus maripaludis genome has a window encoding:
- the cdhA gene encoding CO dehydrogenase/acetyl-CoA synthase complex subunit alpha has translation MTYKKNGRKLDDDFWKTKKLSISVGEVSIGRPKQELDEPMGPTPKPSVTDLRSWDFKLLKRYPPFYAPFCDMCCFCTYGKCDLLGKKGACGITAEAQQARTVLLASCIGTAAHAGHGRHMLHHVIKEKGKDFPVDMGKNIEIEAPIIRTVIGKKPVTVGDLDESLSYVEEQLSHLLSACHTGQEGNALDFESKALHAGMMDDLAREVADITQIVAYDMPRGDGDEPLVELGLGTVDKDKPVVLCIGHNVAPGAEILDYIEDNDLYEDVEVCGICCTAIDITRYNQAAKVIGPLSKQMKFIRSGVSDVIVVDEQCVRTDVLEEAKRNGAVVIATTDKMCLGLPDKTKEDTELVINELVNGNIDGALILEPKKVGKVAVEVAKKIAKRRKSLKCLPDISEIPKLAKECTECGWCVRVCPNNRPIMDAVTAAAKGDLKKLADLYEYDMCYTCGRCEEECERNLPLVSFITKAGDHLVKNQKFKIRAGRGPVQDVEIRKVGGPIVLGDIPGVVAFVGCSNYPNGGIEIAKMAEELLKRRYIVVATGCSAMSIGEYIDEDGLTLYEKYDGVFDASGLANIGSCVSNAHISGACIKIANIFAKKPLSGNFEEVADYILNRVGACGVAWGAFSQKAAAIASGFNRWGVPAVLGPHSSKYRRLYLGRIDKEDMWDINDLRSGETVKGEPAPEHLLYAAETMEEALVSTVKMCIRPNDTPKGRQLKLSHYIDLYKKYFGEIPPDLELFVRNERDIPITYKKDVMDDLTSKNWTPREAPKEPSLLGRK, from the coding sequence ATGACATACAAAAAAAATGGTAGAAAACTTGATGACGATTTTTGGAAGACGAAAAAGCTTTCAATATCAGTTGGTGAGGTATCCATTGGCAGACCAAAACAAGAATTGGACGAACCTATGGGGCCTACACCAAAACCAAGTGTTACAGATTTGAGATCTTGGGATTTTAAATTATTAAAACGATACCCTCCTTTCTATGCACCTTTCTGTGACATGTGCTGTTTCTGTACGTACGGAAAGTGTGATTTACTTGGTAAAAAAGGAGCTTGTGGAATTACTGCTGAAGCTCAACAGGCTAGAACTGTTCTTTTAGCATCATGTATCGGAACTGCAGCTCACGCAGGACATGGAAGACACATGCTCCACCACGTAATCAAAGAAAAAGGAAAGGATTTTCCCGTAGATATGGGTAAAAATATTGAGATAGAAGCTCCGATAATTCGAACAGTTATCGGTAAAAAACCAGTTACTGTTGGTGATCTGGATGAATCTTTATCTTACGTCGAAGAACAGTTATCGCATCTTCTTTCAGCATGCCATACAGGTCAGGAGGGAAACGCTCTTGATTTTGAATCTAAGGCACTTCACGCAGGAATGATGGATGATCTTGCAAGGGAAGTAGCAGATATTACTCAAATTGTTGCATATGACATGCCAAGAGGAGATGGTGACGAACCACTTGTAGAACTGGGTCTTGGAACCGTCGATAAAGATAAACCAGTAGTACTCTGTATCGGTCACAACGTAGCACCTGGCGCAGAAATACTCGATTATATTGAAGACAACGATCTCTACGAAGATGTTGAAGTTTGTGGTATCTGCTGTACTGCAATAGATATAACAAGGTACAATCAGGCTGCAAAAGTTATCGGTCCGCTATCAAAACAGATGAAATTCATCAGGAGTGGTGTTTCAGACGTTATCGTGGTTGACGAACAGTGTGTCAGAACAGATGTTTTGGAAGAAGCTAAGCGAAACGGTGCAGTGGTTATTGCAACAACTGACAAAATGTGTCTTGGACTTCCAGATAAAACAAAAGAAGACACTGAATTAGTAATCAACGAATTAGTTAATGGAAACATCGATGGTGCACTTATACTCGAGCCTAAAAAAGTAGGAAAAGTTGCAGTGGAAGTTGCTAAAAAAATTGCAAAAAGAAGAAAATCTTTAAAATGTCTTCCAGATATTTCTGAAATTCCAAAACTTGCAAAAGAATGTACAGAATGCGGTTGGTGTGTTAGAGTTTGTCCAAACAACAGGCCAATAATGGATGCAGTAACTGCCGCAGCTAAAGGTGACCTCAAAAAACTTGCAGACCTTTATGAATACGATATGTGCTACACCTGTGGAAGATGTGAGGAAGAGTGTGAAAGAAACTTACCACTCGTTTCATTTATAACGAAAGCTGGAGATCATCTTGTAAAGAACCAGAAATTTAAAATACGGGCTGGAAGAGGTCCAGTTCAAGATGTCGAAATTAGAAAAGTTGGGGGCCCTATCGTATTAGGGGATATTCCTGGAGTAGTTGCATTTGTAGGATGTTCAAACTATCCAAACGGCGGAATAGAAATTGCAAAAATGGCTGAAGAACTCCTAAAAAGAAGGTATATCGTTGTAGCAACCGGATGTTCTGCAATGTCAATTGGGGAATACATTGATGAGGATGGGCTGACACTCTATGAAAAATATGATGGAGTTTTTGATGCCAGTGGGCTTGCAAATATCGGTTCATGTGTTTCAAATGCCCACATTTCGGGAGCTTGCATAAAAATTGCAAACATCTTTGCTAAAAAGCCACTCTCTGGAAACTTCGAAGAAGTTGCAGACTACATCTTAAACAGAGTTGGAGCTTGTGGTGTAGCTTGGGGTGCATTTTCACAAAAAGCAGCCGCAATTGCATCAGGCTTTAACCGATGGGGAGTTCCTGCAGTACTTGGACCACACAGTTCAAAATACAGAAGGCTCTACCTTGGAAGAATTGATAAAGAAGATATGTGGGACATCAACGATTTAAGGAGTGGCGAAACGGTTAAGGGAGAACCCGCTCCAGAACACCTGCTTTATGCTGCAGAAACTATGGAAGAAGCACTCGTAAGCACCGTAAAAATGTGTATAAGACCAAATGATACGCCTAAAGGAAGACAGTTAAAACTTTCACATTACATTGATTTGTATAAAAAATACTTTGGCGAAATTCCACCTGACTTAGAATTATTTGTAAGAAATGAAAGAGACATTCCAATTACTTATAAAAAAGACGTGATGGATGATTTAACAAGTAAAAACTGGACTCCAAGGGAAGCTCCAAAAGAACCCTCATTACTAGGGAGGAAATAG
- the rsmA gene encoding 16S rRNA (adenine(1518)-N(6)/adenine(1519)-N(6))-dimethyltransferase RsmA → MRQSKKLGQCFLKDKNFVKKAINRAELTDKDIVLEVGLGEGALTKELAKIAKKVYVIELDERLKPFADEITSEFENVEIIWSDALKVDLKTLGFNKIVANLPYQISSPITFKFLEEDFEVAVLMYQYEFAKRMAGKPDTKEYSRLSVAVQYNADVEFICKVPPSAFSPKPDVNSAIVKLTKREPKYHVKDEEFFKKVLKAIFQHRNRTIKRALIDSSHEIGIERNILKEILEKIENKFEFTERVFKTPPEKIGYLSNLLYDEI, encoded by the coding sequence ATGAGACAGTCTAAAAAATTAGGCCAGTGTTTTTTAAAAGATAAAAATTTCGTTAAAAAAGCAATTAATCGTGCAGAACTAACCGATAAAGATATCGTTTTAGAGGTTGGGCTCGGAGAAGGGGCACTGACAAAAGAACTTGCTAAAATCGCAAAAAAAGTTTATGTAATTGAACTTGATGAACGATTGAAACCTTTTGCAGATGAAATAACATCTGAATTTGAAAATGTTGAAATTATCTGGTCAGATGCTTTAAAAGTTGATTTAAAAACTCTTGGATTTAATAAAATCGTTGCAAATCTGCCTTACCAAATTTCTTCGCCAATAACATTTAAATTTTTAGAAGAAGATTTTGAAGTAGCTGTTTTGATGTACCAGTACGAATTTGCAAAGAGAATGGCTGGAAAACCCGATACTAAAGAATACAGTAGGCTAAGCGTTGCAGTTCAGTATAACGCAGATGTTGAATTTATTTGCAAAGTTCCACCAAGTGCATTTTCCCCAAAACCAGATGTAAATTCTGCTATTGTAAAATTGACAAAACGGGAACCTAAATATCATGTTAAAGACGAAGAATTTTTCAAAAAAGTTTTAAAAGCAATATTCCAACACAGGAATAGGACAATTAAACGAGCTTTAATTGATTCAAGTCATGAAATTGGAATTGAACGCAATATTTTGAAAGAAATTTTAGAAAAAATTGAAAATAAGTTTGAGTTTACAGAACGTGTGTTTAAAACTCCGCCTGAAAAAATCGGGTATTTGAGTAATTTATTGTATGATGAAATTTAG
- a CDS encoding 50S ribosomal protein L11 methyltransferase produces MLSKGAVIDKLRSYKPCNNCNGPISKTISLADLKRNERKRKCDCGHSQLDDVMLDVLNLMVEFDEFQNNDLNAVTLRDAGTPLVEIGYPLKYLPVVSNDELIVMKDVSKPCAKEILKIPEVKGVISNSSKNTELSRADDSGEVNSLIAGDDFRCDIFVLKSIMDCVVICKNQSKVHIEFPRPFNPKIAKIDRLNLNGKVVIDGFCGSGTLGLAALKKGAKKVIFSDINPHALKDVIYNLKLNFSKEVFERIEIINSDFLNLNVTGDICFVDLFPHVNREPFLNKAKTISKQVVLI; encoded by the coding sequence ATGTTATCGAAGGGGGCGGTTATCGACAAATTACGGTCTTATAAACCATGCAACAATTGTAACGGGCCAATTTCTAAAACAATTTCATTAGCTGATTTAAAACGCAATGAACGAAAAAGAAAATGTGATTGCGGACATTCTCAATTAGATGATGTGATGCTTGATGTGTTAAATTTAATGGTTGAATTTGATGAATTTCAAAATAATGATTTAAACGCTGTAACTTTGAGGGATGCTGGAACTCCGCTTGTAGAAATTGGATATCCTTTAAAATATTTGCCTGTCGTGTCTAACGATGAATTAATTGTGATGAAAGATGTATCAAAACCTTGTGCAAAGGAAATATTAAAAATACCTGAAGTTAAAGGGGTTATTTCAAATAGTTCAAAAAATACGGAACTTAGTCGTGCAGATGATTCGGGTGAGGTAAATTCTCTCATTGCGGGAGACGATTTTCGATGCGATATTTTTGTTTTAAAATCAATTATGGATTGTGTAGTTATCTGTAAAAACCAGTCAAAAGTCCATATCGAATTTCCAAGGCCATTTAATCCAAAGATTGCAAAAATTGATCGATTAAATCTTAACGGAAAAGTCGTGATCGATGGATTCTGCGGTTCAGGTACGTTGGGGCTAGCAGCACTAAAAAAAGGTGCGAAAAAGGTTATATTTTCAGACATAAACCCCCACGCATTAAAAGATGTTATATATAACTTGAAACTAAACTTCTCAAAAGAAGTGTTTGAAAGAATTGAAATCATTAATTCAGACTTTTTAAATCTAAATGTTACTGGAGACATCTGTTTTGTAGATTTATTTCCACACGTGAACAGAGAACCTTTTTTAAATAAAGCAAAAACAATTTCTAAACAAGTAGTACTTATTTAA
- a CDS encoding DNA topoisomerase VI subunit B has product MAEDTNVVVEESLFDEFKEHSISEFFRKNRHMLGYSGRLRSMTTIVHELVTNSLDACEESEILPEIAVEIKKIGSETFGVNIEDNGPGIPPEFVPKVFGKMLAGSKLHRLVQSRGQQGIGAAGVLLFAQMTTGKPLKITTSTGNGTIHEMEIKMSIERNEGDVVSHKTREGFWRGTRVEGEFKDVTYNRREQGPFEYLRRISLSAPHAKITLEDPEETIVFERTVNDIPERPEVMKPHPYGLTTDELLHISRITDSSRVSSMLNSELSRVTMKRIKELEEYVLRDTLLENYRSSVFWDTIVGCYLNFDFTKYFDIYGHYFDKKEIEDVKQLINGLPEGLGELKTYCMKYLVTQYLVQKLDDEELKEQKNHFKKKPENFMEYMEKKYLNASLLDEFRRKLKNITKSPEEFVKSLVDLAMVSDTELEKYRKAIRDLLKKNPKEMTWKDSEIIVNVLQDMDFMAPSTVGLRPIGEENIEKSLNTLEPEFLKTLTRKPKTYKGGIPFAVEVGLAYGGEAGRSGDESKKMEIMRFSNHVPLLFDTSGCGLTNAVKSVNWRRYGLRSDEDAPVTVFVNLISTHIPYTSAGKQAIASSNEENEEIFNEIRQSLMICARELEKHISKIRREKEEEQKKKYVMKYAVIFAEGLASITGRPKEEIEANVVNLLR; this is encoded by the coding sequence ATGGCTGAAGATACTAACGTGGTTGTCGAAGAAAGCTTATTTGACGAATTTAAAGAACACTCAATTTCAGAGTTTTTTAGAAAAAACAGACATATGCTCGGTTACAGTGGTAGATTAAGGAGTATGACTACGATCGTACACGAACTTGTAACAAACAGCCTTGACGCATGTGAAGAATCTGAAATTCTTCCTGAAATTGCGGTTGAAATTAAAAAAATAGGTTCTGAAACATTTGGAGTTAATATTGAGGATAATGGGCCAGGTATTCCTCCAGAATTTGTTCCAAAAGTATTTGGTAAGATGCTTGCAGGGTCAAAATTACACAGATTGGTTCAATCAAGAGGTCAGCAGGGTATCGGTGCTGCAGGTGTTTTGTTATTTGCACAGATGACCACAGGAAAACCATTAAAAATCACAACTTCAACTGGAAACGGTACTATTCATGAAATGGAAATTAAAATGAGTATTGAGAGAAACGAAGGGGATGTTGTTTCACACAAAACCAGAGAAGGATTCTGGAGAGGAACTAGGGTTGAAGGAGAATTTAAGGACGTTACCTACAACAGAAGAGAACAAGGGCCATTTGAATACTTAAGACGAATCAGCCTTTCAGCCCCACACGCTAAAATTACCTTGGAAGACCCTGAAGAAACAATCGTTTTCGAAAGAACGGTAAACGATATTCCAGAAAGACCTGAAGTAATGAAACCTCACCCATATGGTTTAACAACTGATGAATTACTTCACATTTCTAGAATAACCGATTCTTCAAGAGTTTCAAGCATGTTAAATAGTGAACTCTCAAGAGTTACCATGAAAAGAATTAAGGAACTTGAAGAGTACGTTTTAAGAGATACTCTTCTTGAAAACTACCGTTCAAGTGTATTCTGGGATACAATTGTAGGATGTTATTTAAACTTTGATTTCACGAAATACTTTGATATATATGGCCATTATTTTGATAAGAAAGAAATTGAGGATGTAAAGCAGCTTATAAACGGACTTCCTGAAGGTTTGGGTGAATTAAAAACCTACTGTATGAAGTACCTTGTAACGCAGTACTTAGTTCAAAAATTGGATGACGAAGAATTAAAAGAGCAAAAAAACCACTTCAAGAAAAAACCTGAAAATTTCATGGAATACATGGAGAAAAAATATTTAAATGCTTCATTACTCGATGAATTCAGAAGGAAATTAAAAAACATTACAAAATCACCCGAAGAATTTGTAAAATCCCTTGTAGACCTTGCAATGGTTTCAGATACCGAGCTTGAAAAATACCGAAAAGCAATTAGGGATCTCTTAAAGAAAAATCCAAAAGAAATGACATGGAAAGATTCTGAGATTATCGTAAACGTTTTACAGGATATGGATTTCATGGCACCTTCAACAGTTGGTTTAAGGCCAATTGGTGAAGAAAACATTGAAAAATCACTCAACACTCTTGAACCAGAATTTTTAAAGACCTTAACAAGAAAACCTAAAACTTACAAAGGGGGAATTCCTTTCGCAGTTGAAGTCGGTCTTGCATACGGTGGAGAAGCTGGAAGAAGTGGGGATGAATCCAAAAAAATGGAAATCATGAGATTTTCAAACCACGTTCCATTATTATTTGATACATCGGGTTGTGGTTTAACAAATGCTGTTAAAAGCGTTAACTGGAGAAGGTATGGCCTTAGAAGTGACGAAGATGCGCCAGTTACTGTATTTGTAAATCTTATTTCAACGCACATCCCATATACTTCAGCAGGAAAACAAGCAATTGCATCAAGTAATGAAGAAAATGAGGAAATTTTTAATGAAATAAGACAGTCATTAATGATCTGTGCAAGAGAACTCGAAAAACACATTTCAAAAATCAGAAGAGAAAAAGAAGAAGAGCAGAAGAAAAAATATGTTATGAAATACGCGGTAATCTTTGCAGAAGGACTTGCAAGTATTACTGGAAGACCAAAAGAAGAGATCGAAGCAAACGTTGTTAATTTGCTTAGATAA